One region of Polaribacter pectinis genomic DNA includes:
- a CDS encoding putative signal transducing protein: protein MTTEHVKIFSGSSIIVKGLQNLLDDEKIHCLVKDKFESARLAGFGEQMNSVELFVLNVDLEKANLIVDAYQKEINS, encoded by the coding sequence ATGACAACAGAACACGTAAAAATATTTTCGGGATCTTCAATTATTGTAAAAGGCTTACAAAACCTTTTAGATGATGAGAAAATTCATTGTTTAGTTAAGGATAAATTTGAATCTGCAAGGTTAGCAGGTTTTGGAGAACAAATGAATTCTGTAGAGCTATTTGTGCTGAATGTAGATTTAGAAAAAGCAAATCTTATTGTAGATGCATATCAAAAAGAAATAAATTCGTAA
- the tpiA gene encoding triose-phosphate isomerase — protein MRTKIVAGNWKMNNDKDATKKLIKSLDKSIKDLSLKNTRVIVAPTFVNLSSAVKKAKKSKIEVVAQNMHQAKNGAYTGEISADMLKAIGIKTVILGHSERRTYFNETDAALAEKVDAVLENKLETIFCFGELLEDRKSDNHFAVVESQLSNALFHLEAKDWKSIILAYEPVWAIGTGETASPEQAQEMHAFIRSIIEKKYNKEVADGVSILYGGSVKPANAEEIFSKPDVDGGLIGGAALHVDDFKAIIVAI, from the coding sequence ATGAGAACAAAAATAGTAGCAGGAAACTGGAAAATGAATAATGATAAGGATGCAACTAAAAAATTAATTAAAAGTTTAGATAAATCTATTAAAGATTTATCTTTAAAAAATACACGTGTTATTGTTGCACCAACGTTTGTAAACTTATCTTCTGCTGTAAAAAAAGCAAAAAAATCGAAGATAGAAGTTGTTGCACAAAACATGCATCAAGCCAAAAATGGAGCTTATACAGGTGAGATTTCTGCAGATATGTTAAAAGCAATTGGTATTAAAACAGTTATTTTAGGACATTCTGAAAGAAGAACTTATTTTAATGAAACAGATGCAGCTTTAGCTGAAAAAGTAGATGCAGTTTTAGAAAATAAATTAGAAACTATTTTTTGTTTTGGAGAATTGTTAGAAGATAGAAAATCTGATAATCATTTTGCAGTGGTAGAAAGTCAATTATCTAATGCTTTGTTTCATTTAGAAGCTAAAGATTGGAAAAGTATTATTTTAGCATACGAACCAGTTTGGGCAATTGGTACAGGAGAAACTGCAAGCCCAGAACAAGCTCAAGAAATGCACGCTTTTATTAGAAGTATTATCGAAAAAAAATACAATAAAGAAGTTGCAGATGGAGTTTCTATCTTATATGGTGGAAGTGTAAAACCAGCAAATGCAGAAGAAATTTTTTCTAAACCAGATGTAGATGGAGGTTTAATAGGAGGTGCTGCCTTACACGTAGATGATTTTAAAGCAATTATTGTAGCAATATAA
- the pyrF gene encoding orotidine-5'-phosphate decarboxylase — MTTQELVAQIKKKKSFLCIGLDVDLNKIPTHLLKEEDPIFAFNKAIIDATHHLCVSYKPNTAFYEAYGIKGWQSLEKTINYLNKNYPEIYTIADAKRGDIGNTSTMYAKAFFEDLAFDSVTVAPYMGKDSVEPFLAFDNKHTIMLALTSNEGAFDFQTKTVEGKELYKQVLETSKSWKNSKNLMYVVGATKAEYFTEIRKIVPNSFLLVPGVGAQGGNLQDVCKYGLSKNVGLLINSSRGIIYASKEANFAEEAAKKALELQVQMAEILN, encoded by the coding sequence ATGACAACACAAGAATTAGTAGCGCAAATTAAGAAAAAGAAATCCTTTTTATGTATTGGATTGGATGTGGATTTGAATAAAATTCCAACGCACCTTTTAAAAGAGGAAGATCCTATTTTTGCCTTTAATAAAGCTATTATAGATGCAACTCATCATCTTTGTGTCTCCTATAAACCTAACACTGCTTTTTATGAAGCTTATGGAATTAAAGGTTGGCAGTCTCTTGAAAAAACCATTAATTACTTGAATAAAAATTATCCAGAAATTTACACAATTGCTGATGCAAAACGTGGTGATATTGGTAACACCTCTACAATGTATGCAAAAGCTTTTTTTGAAGATTTAGCATTTGATTCTGTTACTGTTGCTCCATACATGGGTAAAGATTCTGTAGAGCCATTTTTAGCGTTTGACAATAAGCATACCATTATGTTGGCTTTAACTTCTAATGAAGGTGCTTTCGACTTTCAAACTAAAACTGTGGAAGGAAAAGAATTGTATAAACAAGTTTTAGAAACTTCTAAATCTTGGAAAAACTCTAAAAACTTAATGTACGTTGTTGGAGCAACAAAGGCAGAATACTTTACTGAAATTAGAAAAATTGTTCCGAATTCTTTTTTATTAGTTCCTGGTGTTGGTGCCCAAGGTGGAAATTTACAAGATGTTTGTAAATATGGATTATCAAAAAATGTTGGATTATTAATTAATTCTTCTCGTGGAATTATTTATGCTTCTAAAGAGGCTAATTTTGCTGAAGAAGCAGCTAAAAAAGCTTTAGAATTACAAGTACAAATGGCTGAAATTTTAAATTAA
- a CDS encoding SPFH domain-containing protein — MLIFIGIILIVAGIAAFILKIFFKDNNTLNWFDKKRSIQIISLGILMTILNGMFFYADAGTAYAVQYVTGGDKMITTQGLKLKWWGRIIPLSYETSIKDIIVNANNELPKNSQGTYNRKAQKWEFSDAIKAEISTSVIVGVNINDEDVFLNMADRNKSESKLIFGRVLPNIDAAIKNTCKLMDAQDYISGQASDFDRYFRDQLENGMYQVEQYYEAENSNEIVGDTTTIRKINVGKSSKQKKFRIKKDSNGNIIRDNTNSLKQYGLKIYQAQVTGIDWETSFDERLDLQKNEVAQTQLEKQQAEREYYRAKKEVAKGESEKAKERARLEKIQIQQTIEAETEAKVAGFNLIKEKKQYEVEQFKAKSKKVAADAQYYENAKLVSAGLTPQEKAEWEYKTAVGVAQQIKDLQLPSTYIEGSKGSNDNGNLLQSLIGADLAKNMMEKEK, encoded by the coding sequence ATGCTAATATTTATCGGAATTATATTAATAGTTGCAGGTATTGCAGCTTTCATTTTAAAAATCTTTTTTAAAGATAATAATACTCTTAATTGGTTTGATAAGAAGAGGAGTATTCAAATTATAAGTCTTGGTATTCTAATGACCATTTTAAACGGCATGTTTTTTTATGCAGATGCAGGTACTGCTTATGCAGTACAATATGTAACTGGTGGAGACAAAATGATAACTACACAAGGTTTAAAACTTAAATGGTGGGGAAGAATCATTCCGCTTTCTTATGAAACATCTATAAAAGACATTATTGTAAATGCAAATAATGAGCTTCCTAAAAACAGTCAGGGAACTTACAATAGAAAAGCACAAAAATGGGAATTTAGTGATGCAATTAAAGCTGAAATAAGCACTTCTGTTATTGTTGGTGTAAATATCAATGATGAAGACGTATTCTTAAACATGGCAGACAGAAATAAAAGTGAGTCTAAATTAATTTTTGGTAGAGTTTTACCAAATATAGATGCGGCTATAAAAAACACCTGTAAATTAATGGATGCACAAGATTATATTTCTGGACAAGCATCTGATTTCGATAGATATTTTAGAGATCAATTAGAAAATGGAATGTATCAAGTTGAACAATATTATGAAGCTGAAAATTCTAACGAAATTGTTGGAGACACTACTACTATTAGAAAAATTAATGTGGGAAAATCTAGTAAACAGAAAAAATTCAGAATTAAAAAAGATTCAAATGGAAACATTATTAGAGACAATACAAATTCATTAAAACAATATGGCTTAAAAATATATCAGGCACAAGTTACTGGAATCGATTGGGAGACTTCTTTTGATGAGCGTTTAGATCTTCAAAAAAATGAAGTTGCACAAACTCAACTAGAAAAACAACAAGCAGAAAGAGAATATTATAGAGCAAAAAAAGAAGTTGCAAAAGGAGAATCTGAAAAAGCAAAAGAAAGAGCTCGTTTAGAGAAAATTCAAATTCAACAAACAATTGAAGCAGAAACTGAAGCTAAAGTTGCAGGTTTTAACTTAATTAAAGAGAAAAAACAATATGAAGTTGAACAGTTTAAAGCTAAAAGTAAAAAAGTTGCGGCAGATGCTCAATATTATGAAAACGCAAAACTTGTAAGTGCTGGTTTAACTCCACAAGAAAAAGCTGAATGGGAATACAAAACAGCTGTTGGTGTGGCACAACAAATTAAAGACTTGCAGTTGCCATCTACTTATATAGAAGGCTCTAAAGGAAGTAATGATAACGGAAATTTGTTACAATCTTTAATTGGTGCCGATTTAGCTAAAAATATGATGGAAAAGGAGAAATAG
- a CDS encoding DUF5522 domain-containing protein encodes MYNKIVPLEEGDFYFNEQGYKVFTEKFHLKRGHCCKSGCKHCPYGYDKKTDSFK; translated from the coding sequence ATGTATAATAAAATAGTGCCTTTAGAAGAAGGGGATTTTTATTTTAATGAACAAGGTTACAAAGTTTTTACAGAGAAATTTCATTTAAAAAGAGGTCATTGCTGTAAAAGTGGGTGTAAACATTGTCCTTATGGATACGATAAAAAAACCGATAGTTTTAAATAA
- a CDS encoding ABC transporter substrate-binding protein, with protein MIFKDLINNVFELKNTPKRIISLVPSQTELLVDLGLEDSIVGVTKFCVHPTHLKQNKTIVGGTKTINIDKIKALKPDIILCNKEENTKEIVEICQKIAPTHVSDIFTIDDTIELINQYGSVFSKEKEARTLTSILKTELEDFQNFIKDKPSLKVAYFIWKNPWMVAANHTFINHLLKLNKHDNIFGNLNRYPEIELKDLSNADLILLSSEPYPFSEKHVIELKEYTKSSKIILVDGEYFSWYGSRLTKAFSYFKTLRNSI; from the coding sequence ATGATATTCAAAGACCTAATAAATAATGTTTTTGAATTGAAAAATACTCCCAAACGAATTATTTCTTTAGTACCAAGTCAAACTGAATTACTTGTTGATTTAGGCTTGGAAGATTCAATAGTTGGTGTTACTAAATTTTGTGTTCATCCAACTCATTTGAAGCAAAATAAAACTATTGTTGGCGGAACAAAAACTATCAACATTGATAAAATTAAAGCTTTAAAACCAGATATTATTCTATGTAATAAAGAAGAAAACACCAAAGAAATTGTTGAAATCTGTCAGAAAATTGCACCAACTCATGTTTCTGATATCTTTACTATTGATGATACAATTGAATTAATAAATCAATATGGTAGCGTTTTTTCAAAAGAAAAAGAAGCAAGAACATTAACTTCAATATTAAAAACAGAATTAGAGGATTTTCAGAATTTTATAAAAGACAAACCTTCATTAAAAGTTGCTTATTTTATATGGAAAAACCCATGGATGGTTGCAGCAAACCATACATTTATTAACCACTTACTAAAATTAAATAAGCATGATAATATCTTTGGTAACTTAAATAGATATCCAGAAATTGAATTAAAAGATTTATCTAATGCAGATTTAATTCTACTTTCTTCTGAACCTTATCCTTTTTCAGAAAAACATGTTATAGAACTTAAAGAATACACTAAATCTTCTAAAATAATTTTAGTTGATGGCGAATATTTTTCTTGGTATGGAAGCAGACTAACAAAAGCTTTTAGTTACTTTAAAACTTTAAGAAACAGTATTTAA
- a CDS encoding urocanate hydratase: protein MTFKEQIKQGIPNNLPSKKAFDSEINHAPKRKDILSADEKKLALRNALRYFDKKHHAELLPEFAEELEKYGRIYMYRFRPDYEMKARDIAEYPGKSEQAKAIMLMIQNNLDYAVAQHPHELITYGGNGAVFQNWAQYLLTMQYLSEMTDKQTLTMYSGHPMGLFPSNKNAPRVVVTNGMVIPNYSQPDDWEKMNALGVSQYGQMTAGSYMYIGPQGIVHGTTITVLNGFRKIKKEPKGNLFVTSGLGGMSGAQPKAGNIAGCVTVCAEVNPKITQVRLDQGWIDEKITDLDKLVARVKEAKANKEVVSIAYLGNIVDVWEKFDAENIHIDLGSDQTSLHNPWAGGYYPADISFEDANKMMAENPKLFKEKVQETLRRHAKAINKHTAKGTYFFDYGNAFLLEASRAGADIMADNNIDFKYPSYVQDIMGPMCFDYGFGPFRWVCASGEPEDLAITDKIACKVLEKIKKNSPKEIQQQMADNIQWIKGAQENKLVVGSQARILYADAEGRIKIAKAFNKAIKKGKIGAVVLGRDHHDVSGTDSPYRETSNIYDGSKFTADMAIQNVIGDSFRGATWVSIHNGGGVGWGEVINGGFGMLLDGSKAASKRLESMLFWDVNNGISRRSWARNKEAVFAIKRAMKTEKNLQVTLPNLVDDALIDSIT, encoded by the coding sequence ATGACATTCAAAGAACAAATTAAACAAGGAATTCCTAATAATTTACCTTCAAAAAAAGCATTTGATTCAGAAATAAATCATGCCCCAAAAAGAAAAGATATTTTATCTGCAGATGAGAAAAAATTAGCATTAAGAAACGCACTACGTTATTTTGATAAAAAACATCATGCAGAATTACTACCAGAATTTGCAGAAGAATTAGAAAAATACGGACGAATTTACATGTATCGTTTTCGCCCAGATTATGAAATGAAAGCAAGAGATATTGCTGAATATCCAGGAAAATCTGAACAAGCAAAAGCAATAATGTTAATGATTCAGAATAATTTGGATTATGCAGTTGCGCAACATCCACATGAGCTAATCACTTATGGTGGAAATGGAGCCGTTTTTCAAAATTGGGCACAATATCTTTTAACAATGCAATATTTATCTGAAATGACAGATAAACAAACGCTAACAATGTATTCTGGACATCCAATGGGATTATTTCCATCGAATAAAAATGCGCCAAGAGTTGTAGTTACAAACGGAATGGTAATCCCTAATTATTCGCAACCAGATGATTGGGAAAAAATGAATGCTTTGGGAGTTTCACAATATGGACAAATGACGGCTGGAAGTTATATGTACATTGGTCCACAAGGAATTGTACACGGAACAACAATTACTGTTTTAAACGGATTCAGAAAAATAAAAAAAGAACCAAAAGGAAACTTATTTGTAACATCTGGTTTAGGTGGAATGTCTGGCGCGCAACCAAAAGCAGGAAATATTGCAGGATGTGTAACTGTTTGTGCGGAGGTAAATCCTAAAATTACGCAAGTTCGTTTAGACCAAGGTTGGATTGATGAAAAAATTACAGATTTAGATAAATTAGTTGCCAGAGTAAAAGAAGCAAAAGCAAATAAAGAAGTTGTTTCAATCGCTTATTTAGGAAATATCGTTGATGTTTGGGAAAAGTTTGATGCAGAAAATATTCATATAGATTTAGGTTCAGATCAAACATCTTTACACAATCCTTGGGCTGGAGGGTATTATCCTGCAGATATTTCTTTTGAAGATGCCAATAAAATGATGGCAGAAAACCCGAAATTATTTAAAGAAAAAGTACAAGAAACTTTACGAAGACATGCAAAAGCAATTAATAAACATACAGCAAAAGGAACTTATTTCTTTGATTATGGAAACGCTTTTTTATTAGAAGCAAGTAGAGCAGGAGCAGATATTATGGCTGATAATAATATCGATTTTAAATATCCAAGTTACGTTCAAGATATTATGGGACCTATGTGTTTCGATTATGGTTTTGGACCTTTTAGATGGGTTTGTGCATCAGGGGAACCAGAAGATTTAGCAATAACTGATAAAATTGCTTGTAAAGTTTTAGAGAAGATTAAGAAGAATTCTCCAAAAGAAATTCAGCAACAAATGGCGGATAATATCCAGTGGATTAAAGGCGCACAAGAAAATAAATTGGTTGTAGGTAGCCAAGCAAGAATTTTATATGCAGATGCAGAAGGAAGAATTAAAATTGCGAAAGCATTTAATAAAGCTATAAAAAAAGGAAAAATTGGAGCAGTAGTTTTAGGAAGAGATCATCATGATGTTTCTGGGACAGATTCACCTTACAGAGAAACATCTAATATTTATGATGGTTCTAAATTTACTGCAGATATGGCTATACAAAATGTAATTGGAGACAGTTTTAGAGGTGCAACTTGGGTTTCTATTCATAATGGTGGTGGAGTTGGTTGGGGAGAAGTTATAAATGGAGGTTTTGGCATGCTTCTTGATGGTTCTAAAGCAGCATCTAAACGTTTAGAATCGATGTTGTTTTGGGATGTAAACAACGGAATTTCGAGAAGAAGTTGGGCAAGAAATAAAGAAGCGGTTTTTGCTATTAAAAGAGCAATGAAAACTGAAAAAAACTTGCAGGTTACACTTCCTAATTTGGTAGATGATGCTTTAATAGATTCAATAACTTAA
- a CDS encoding DUF4136 domain-containing protein yields MKKIFFLLVSAVILTSCSSIKVTSDYDTKVDFNQYKTFAFYKPGIDKAEISDLDKKRILRAIEAELLAKGFSKSDNPDMLVSIFTKSREKVNVHQNNFGYGFGWGWNPWMGNGMNNVNVSQYTEGTLFIDFIDKEKKELVWQGVGTGALKMQNREKKEIRIKEFVKEIISRFPPESEK; encoded by the coding sequence ATGAAAAAAATATTTTTTTTATTAGTTAGTGCAGTAATACTTACTTCTTGTAGCTCTATAAAAGTTACATCAGATTACGACACAAAAGTAGATTTTAATCAATACAAAACTTTTGCTTTTTATAAACCTGGAATAGACAAAGCAGAAATTTCTGATTTGGATAAAAAACGAATTTTAAGAGCAATAGAAGCAGAATTATTAGCAAAAGGTTTCTCTAAATCTGATAATCCAGATATGTTAGTGAGCATTTTTACTAAATCTAGAGAGAAAGTAAATGTGCATCAAAACAATTTTGGTTATGGATTTGGTTGGGGATGGAATCCTTGGATGGGAAATGGAATGAACAATGTTAATGTTTCTCAATATACAGAGGGGACTTTATTTATAGATTTTATAGATAAAGAAAAGAAAGAGTTAGTTTGGCAAGGTGTTGGAACTGGAGCATTAAAAATGCAAAACAGAGAGAAAAAAGAAATTAGAATTAAAGAATTTGTAAAAGAAATAATTTCTAGATTTCCACCAGAATCAGAAAAATAA
- a CDS encoding TlpA family protein disulfide reductase — MIKKIVLLLSLVFVSCNLEKPTAFSKEALNEKVIALDNNSSTIEDVLNKHKGKKILIDVWASWCRDCLKGIPAVKNLQKEFPEVVFLFLSVDTKQTSWKYAVNKYNLKGEHYNLPKGMKKGEFVDFLNLGWIPRYLVVDENGRITLFKATSASDNDIYEALNKAI, encoded by the coding sequence ATGATAAAAAAAATAGTACTCTTACTTTCTCTCGTTTTTGTTAGTTGTAATTTAGAGAAACCAACTGCTTTTTCTAAAGAAGCATTAAATGAAAAAGTTATAGCATTAGACAATAATTCTAGTACTATAGAAGATGTTCTAAATAAACATAAAGGAAAAAAGATTTTAATAGATGTTTGGGCTTCTTGGTGTAGAGATTGTCTTAAAGGAATACCAGCAGTAAAGAATTTACAGAAAGAATTTCCTGAAGTTGTTTTTTTATTTTTATCTGTAGATACTAAACAAACTTCTTGGAAATATGCTGTTAATAAATACAATTTAAAAGGCGAACATTACAATCTACCTAAAGGAATGAAGAAAGGAGAATTTGTCGATTTTTTAAATTTAGGTTGGATTCCTAGATATTTGGTTGTTGATGAAAACGGACGAATTACCCTTTTTAAAGCAACAAGTGCTTCAGATAATGATATTTATGAAGCATTAAATAAAGCTATATAA
- a CDS encoding SsrA-binding protein — MKKQFFKILAKINKLILPSFTKKELDISKASKFQLAIIGWRAYVTINSL; from the coding sequence ATGAAAAAACAGTTTTTTAAAATTCTCGCAAAAATTAATAAATTGATTTTGCCCTCTTTTACAAAAAAAGAGTTAGATATTTCTAAAGCTTCTAAATTTCAATTGGCAATAATTGGCTGGAGAGCTTATGTAACAATAAATTCACTTTAA
- a CDS encoding helix-turn-helix domain-containing protein, producing MKKYTSIGELILDYREYNNLSQSNLATQLNVDLRTIQRWEKNLTLIKSEKEEDIVLATLMPYQLIHNLNAAVPIPTYYNFKTRKYSLFYQNNELPKLSWYKDQIDIVSKNIRTIDFEYDIKHIRNFIDTQKRDDFYVNDDLIKESIKLLPELNYLYTGSAGFYAGHCIVLPLKKSTYLKLKSREISNKDLRPVDLIDYKTEEIPIFYRYDITGDCNETIFYIMGKFFRFFRDLNKKYLMCGYTDRDDNYNLNKEIGLEVVWEDKELQKKLNLDFPPRFFEGNFNNFLLNLKK from the coding sequence ATGAAAAAATACACTTCAATTGGAGAGTTAATTTTAGATTATAGAGAATATAATAACTTATCTCAATCTAATCTAGCAACTCAATTAAATGTCGATTTAAGAACCATACAACGTTGGGAGAAAAATTTAACTTTAATAAAATCTGAAAAAGAAGAAGATATCGTTCTGGCAACTTTAATGCCTTATCAGTTAATTCATAATTTAAATGCAGCAGTTCCAATACCTACCTATTATAATTTTAAAACAAGAAAGTACTCGTTGTTTTATCAAAATAATGAATTGCCAAAATTAAGTTGGTATAAAGATCAGATAGACATAGTATCAAAAAATATTAGAACAATAGATTTTGAATATGATATAAAGCATATTCGTAATTTTATAGATACCCAAAAAAGAGATGATTTTTATGTAAATGACGATTTAATAAAAGAAAGTATTAAGTTATTGCCAGAGTTAAATTATTTATATACTGGTTCAGCAGGATTTTATGCAGGACACTGTATAGTGCTTCCGTTGAAAAAAAGTACATATCTTAAACTTAAAAGTAGAGAAATTTCTAACAAAGATTTGAGACCTGTAGATTTAATAGATTATAAAACCGAAGAAATACCTATTTTTTACAGATATGATATTACTGGAGATTGTAACGAGACAATTTTCTACATTATGGGGAAATTCTTTAGATTCTTTAGAGATTTAAATAAGAAGTATTTAATGTGTGGTTATACAGATCGTGATGATAATTATAACCTTAATAAAGAGATTGGATTAGAGGTTGTATGGGAAGATAAAGAGTTACAGAAAAAGTTAAATCTAGATTTTCCTCCACGTTTTTTTGAAGGAAATTTTAATAATTTTCTACTAAATCTTAAAAAATAA
- the prmA gene encoding 50S ribosomal protein L11 methyltransferase has translation MDNIYIEYNFTVSPKEPATEILIAELGNVGFESFVENENGVTAFIQKNEWNSEILENIFVLNSDEFTIEYNQKEVAQTNWNAEWEKNFSPIQVDDLVSIRAPFHENPNLKYDIVIEPKMSFGTGHHETTHMMVQHLLQLDLENKKTLDMGCGTGILAIFAEMKGAKPLDAIDIDNWCYENSIENVARNNCTNISVFEGDSSLLINKKYDVIIANINRNILLMDMKVYANCLNENGVLLLSGFYQEDIPIIDAEVSKYDLKLETFIERNNWVALKYNKL, from the coding sequence ATGGATAATATTTATATTGAATACAATTTTACAGTTTCACCCAAAGAACCTGCAACAGAAATTTTAATTGCAGAATTAGGAAATGTTGGTTTTGAAAGCTTTGTTGAAAATGAAAATGGAGTAACAGCTTTTATTCAGAAAAACGAATGGAATTCAGAAATTTTAGAGAATATTTTTGTTTTAAATTCTGATGAGTTTACTATTGAATACAATCAAAAAGAAGTAGCGCAAACTAATTGGAATGCAGAATGGGAAAAGAATTTTTCTCCAATTCAAGTTGATGATTTGGTTAGTATTCGCGCACCTTTTCATGAGAATCCTAATTTAAAATATGATATTGTTATTGAACCAAAAATGAGTTTTGGAACAGGTCATCATGAAACTACGCATATGATGGTACAACATTTATTGCAGTTAGATTTAGAAAATAAGAAAACTTTAGATATGGGTTGTGGAACTGGAATTTTAGCGATTTTTGCTGAAATGAAAGGAGCAAAACCTTTAGACGCAATAGATATTGACAATTGGTGTTATGAAAACTCTATAGAAAATGTTGCTCGCAATAACTGTACTAATATTTCCGTTTTTGAAGGAGATTCATCATTATTAATCAATAAAAAATATGATGTAATAATAGCTAATATTAACAGAAATATTCTGTTGATGGACATGAAAGTGTATGCCAATTGTTTAAATGAAAACGGAGTTTTGTTATTAAGTGGTTTTTATCAAGAAGACATCCCTATTATAGACGCAGAAGTTTCTAAATACGATTTAAAATTAGAGACTTTTATTGAAAGAAATAATTGGGTTGCATTAAAATACAATAAGTTGTAA
- a CDS encoding ATP-dependent Clp protease adaptor ClpS, translating into MSTKEKIQEEVDVLEQETFQHEIVLHNDDVNTFDHVIDSLVDVCEHTFEQAEQCATLVHYKGKCTVKSGEYKDLEPRCSKLLQLGLSAELV; encoded by the coding sequence ATGAGTACAAAAGAAAAAATCCAAGAAGAAGTAGATGTTTTAGAGCAAGAAACATTTCAACATGAAATAGTTTTACATAATGATGATGTAAATACTTTTGACCACGTTATAGACTCTTTAGTTGATGTTTGCGAGCATACTTTTGAGCAAGCAGAACAATGTGCAACTTTGGTTCATTATAAGGGTAAATGCACTGTAAAATCTGGTGAATATAAAGATTTAGAACCAAGATGTTCTAAATTATTACAACTAGGTTTATCTGCAGAATTGGTTTAA
- a CDS encoding DUF4197 domain-containing protein, with protein sequence MIKRILVLVIAIQFAGCSELQKIVNNLPDGGGVLSQEQIGNGLRQALDNGIKNQVSKLTSQNGFYKNELVKILLPQELQAVDKGLRSIGLSNLADEGIKVLNRAAEDAVKTATPIFVNAVKEISFNDAKNILLGDQNAATSYLKSKTSDNLFASFSPVIDKSFSKVGADKVWSNLISRYNSIPFVSKVNPDLTQYVTEEALKGVFTMIEVEEKGIREKVGLRNTALLKQVFALQDNK encoded by the coding sequence ATGATAAAGAGAATTTTAGTTTTAGTAATTGCAATTCAGTTTGCAGGATGTTCAGAATTACAAAAGATAGTTAATAATTTACCAGATGGAGGAGGAGTTTTATCTCAAGAACAAATAGGTAATGGATTAAGACAAGCTTTAGATAACGGAATTAAAAACCAGGTTTCTAAATTGACATCGCAAAATGGATTTTATAAAAATGAATTGGTTAAAATTTTATTACCACAAGAATTACAAGCTGTAGATAAAGGTTTGCGAAGCATTGGTTTGAGTAATTTAGCAGATGAAGGAATTAAAGTTTTAAATAGAGCTGCTGAAGATGCAGTTAAAACAGCTACTCCAATTTTTGTAAATGCAGTAAAAGAAATTTCTTTTAATGATGCTAAAAATATTTTATTAGGAGATCAAAACGCGGCAACTTCTTATTTAAAAAGTAAAACTTCAGATAATTTATTTGCAAGCTTTAGTCCTGTTATTGATAAGTCTTTTTCTAAAGTTGGTGCAGATAAAGTTTGGAGTAATTTAATTTCTAGATATAATTCGATTCCTTTTGTAAGTAAAGTGAATCCAGATTTAACACAGTATGTTACAGAAGAAGCTCTAAAAGGAGTTTTTACAATGATTGAAGTTGAAGAAAAAGGAATTAGAGAAAAAGTTGGTTTAAGAAATACTGCACTTTTAAAGCAAGTTTTTGCATTACAAGATAATAAGTAA